ATCCTAAAGGATCTTTTTTGAGGATACTATGATAAAACCAGATGAAAAGCTTAACCCCTTGACGTTTGAGAAACGACTCACAACGTAGGTTGAGTACATCGGTATAGGTCTGCTGCCCAAAAACAAAGCGCTGAACATTACGATCAAGCTGCACATGGACCAAGCTAAAATTACTGGCCACCTCAGCATAAATGCCACTGGTATTGACTGTACAGAATAATCGAAACCAGTCGTCATGCATCTCAACACGCAATTCTAAAATGGCTTTTACATTATCAGTGACAAATTTCTGCAAGGCGTCGTTGACATATTTTTGGGCAACGGGCAGAGCGATTTCGTCTTCTAGCTTGTCAGTCGTTTTATTATATATTTGCTTAATAGACTGAGTAAGGCGCTCCCAGCCTCCGCTAAATGACTCGTCAAAACGGTCACCCATATTTTCGAAAAACTCATCGAAATTGTCTGAATCATTCACGTTGTCATTCATGTTATCAAAGCCACTCAAACTTATTATCCTTATAATAATAGGGGTCGTTATTTAATACTTATAAAACAGTATATAGTAAATGTGATGGCTTCAAAATAAACACCTACACTTTGTAGTAATTCATTTGATGACGCCTGCTGCTAAAGTAAAACAAACATTGCTATAACAAAAACATCATTGCTACCGATCTATTTTATTTGAAGCTACTGGGCCTATTAATCAGCCGATCAGAGCTGCTGGCATAGCAAAAGTGGGTGAAAATACGGCATCACAGTTATACTGGCAGTATAATTCTATGTCATGTTATGATAGCACTGGCATTGTTTTAGGCTCTGTAGCAATAGTGCTTTTTATTTGTTTGACTTGATTTTTATCCGCTGAGACCTATTGTGGCCTATATCAAAGATTCACAAAGTTACCATTTTTCTGCTCAAGCGCCCAAGCGTGATTTGGGTTTGCCTATCGCGATTGTGATCGCTGTTGCGATACATGTCGGGATTATCTTTGGTATCAGCTTTTCGATGGGTAAAGATCCCGCTGCAATGATGCAAGACGTCGCAAAAGCCCTCACGGACAACATGCAACCAAATGAAGACGCGCATTTCATTGCCAATGCGTCACAAGAAGGTGGTGGCACAATAGAGGAGACGCTGCGGCAAGAGACTGATCAAACCAGTCCTTTGTCCGCTGAACAAATGAGTGAGACGCAAGACGTCATCAATTTACAGCGGCAAGTTCGTCAGCAGCGCTATCAAGAAAGTTATCTACGCACCACTTTGAGCTGGCGTCAAGCAACGGTTGAGTCTGATAATGATAGCAAACAAGCACAAGACGATGCCATGGCACAAGAAGAGCGGCTACGCAAACAAATAGCTACATTAGAAGCACAGCTCTCCCAGCGTCAGCAAGTCTATGCGACCAAATCAAAAGTCGTGACGATGGATAGCAATTCGACCACGCGCGGTGTCGCAGCAGATTATATCAATACCTTTCGTGAGCATGTTGAGCGTGTTGGTAACTTGCACTATCCAGTACAAGCTCGTGCCCAAGGCATTACAGGTGATGTGCGCTTGATGGTCATCATTAATAACGATGGCAATATTAAAGCCATTCGTCTGCTAGAGAGCTCGAACTCGACAATACTAGACGAAGCGGCAAAACAATCAGTGCGTCAAGCGGCGCCTTTTGGTCAATTTACCAAAGATATGAAAAATATTGTAGAGTTGCGCCTGATACGGACGTATCGCTATAGTGACAAAGTCGATGTCACTTATTAACATTTGTGGTTAAATACCACATAGACAGACATCAAAAAATATTAACATGCATTTAT
This is a stretch of genomic DNA from Psychrobacter alimentarius. It encodes these proteins:
- a CDS encoding energy transducer TonB, with amino-acid sequence MAYIKDSQSYHFSAQAPKRDLGLPIAIVIAVAIHVGIIFGISFSMGKDPAAMMQDVAKALTDNMQPNEDAHFIANASQEGGGTIEETLRQETDQTSPLSAEQMSETQDVINLQRQVRQQRYQESYLRTTLSWRQATVESDNDSKQAQDDAMAQEERLRKQIATLEAQLSQRQQVYATKSKVVTMDSNSTTRGVAADYINTFREHVERVGNLHYPVQARAQGITGDVRLMVIINNDGNIKAIRLLESSNSTILDEAAKQSVRQAAPFGQFTKDMKNIVELRLIRTYRYSDKVDVTY